In the Desulfuromonas sp. DDH964 genome, CCTTGCGACAGTCGGCGTACAGGGTGAACTGGGAAACGACCAGGGCGGCGCCCCCCGACTCGGCGAGGGCGAGGTTCATCTTCCCCGCGCCGTCCTCGAAAATGCGCAGCGCCGCGCTCTTTTCCGCCAGGTAGCGGGCGTCGGCTTCCGCGTCCCCCTGGCCGACACCGAGCAGGATCAGCAGCCCGGGGCCGATCGCGCCGACAATCTCGTTTTCGACCCGGACCCGGGCCTGGCTGACACGCTGCAGAACGGCTCGCATACTGGTGACTCTTTCGGTAATAGCATCGCGATTGAAACTTCGAAAACCAAGCGAAAAGCTGAAGGCGGCTCGCGCGGATAACTTCGGATAAAGTCTGATCAGGTTCGGATTTAATCCAGGACCTTGGACCAATCCGAATTTTATCCGAAGTGATCAGATCTGATCCGCGCGAAACCGCTTTTTGATTTTGTCCTAAGATCACCGCGGCACGAACTGCTCAATCCGCTTCCCCCGCCAGTCGCCGCAGCAGCGCCAGGTTGCGCAGGTCGAATTCGTTGTTGTCGCCGGGGGGCGTTTCGAGGATCTTTGGCACGGTGGCAAAGCGCCGGTCGCGCATCAGGCAGGCGAAGGCGGTTTCGCCGATGCACCCCTGGCCGACATGCTCGTGGCGATCGACCCGGGAACCGCAGGGTTTCTTGCTGTCGTTGAGATGGAAAAGGCGCAACCGTTCGCAGCCGATGACGCGGTCGAACTCGCCCATGACCTCTTCGTACCCCGCGGGCGTGGCGAGATCGTAGCCGGCGGCGAAAACGTGACAGGTATCGAAGCAGACACCGAAGTCGTGCTGCGGGACCAGATCGATGATGCGCGCCAGCTGCTCAAAACGCCAGCCGAGATGGCTCCCCATGCCGGCGGTGGTCTCCAGCAGTACCTGCACCCCGGCCGGAGCGGCGGTAAAGATGTCGCGAAAGGCGGTGGCGATGCGCTGCAGGCCGGCCTCTTCACCGCTCTGCAAGGCGGCGCCGGGGTGCATCACCAGCGCCTCGATACCGAGCAGCGCGCAGCGCTCCAGCTCATCGAGAAAAGCGGCCTTGGCCTGCTGCCACTTCGCCTCGTCCGGCGCGGCGAGGTTGATCAGGTAGCTGTCGTGGGCGATCACCGGGCCGATCGGACTCTGTTCCCGGTTGGCCCGAAAGGCCGCGGCGCTCTCTGCGGAGATCGGCTTGCCCTGCCATTGGCTGGCATTCTTGGTAAAGATCTGGATCGCCCGGCAGCCGATCGCCTCGCCGCGGGCGAAGGCCTGTTCGACGCCGCCGCTGATCGAGACATGGACTCCCAGTGGTTGCATGCTTTTTACTCCCGGGGCGGGGCGGTTAGAGCCAGGAGGTAACCAGTTGTGCGGCCTGGCTGGCCGTCGCGACCTGGTGATCGACCACGGCGCTCTGTTCCGGGTCTTGGGCGACCAGCACCGTGGTCATGCCGAGCTGCTTGGCGGTAGCGAGGTTGGCAAGCGAGTCTTCGACCATCACGCAGTGCCCGGCGGCGAGGCCGAGCTGACGCAGAACGCCATGATAGGGGTCGGGGTTGGGCTTCGGCTGGTAGTTGGCGATACGGATATCGAAAATCTCCTCGAAGCTTTCTGCCAGGCCGAGGGCCGCGAGTACCCGCTCGGCATGACCGCGGGAGCCGTTGGTAAAGACAAAGCGCCGCAGCGGCAACCGCTGCAGGCTGCTGCACAGCAACGGGTCCGGTTGCAGCCGGGTGGATACATCGACATCGTGAACGTAATCGAGGTAATCTTCGGGATCGACGCCGTAGTGGCGGATCAACCCCTGCAAGGTCGCCCCGTAGGCCTTCCAGTAATGCCGGCGCAGGCCATCGACTTCGGCACGAGGGATGGCGACAACCTCCAGCATGTAGCGATTGATCCGCTTGTCGATCAGGGCGAAGAGATCGCGCTCCGGAGCGTAGAGGGTATTGTCGAGGTCGAAGAGGACGGCGGCTACCATCAGGCACCTGCCCGGGGGGCCAGGGCGGCGCGCAGCTGTTCGATGCGCCGCTGACATTCGGGCCCGCTCAGGAGCCGCTCCGGGTGGGGTTCGCTCCAGATCGGCCGCGGCCAGAGGGGATCGTCGGCAAAGCGCGGCACCAGATGCCAATGCATGTGCGGCACCATGTTGCCGAGCAGTTCGTAGTTGATCTTGGTCGGCTGAAAAACCTGGAACAGGGCTGCCGCGACCCGGTTGACCTCTTCCATCACCCCCTGCCGGACCGCCCGGTCGAGGTGAAAGAGTTCGGTGACATGCTCCCGGGTAAAGACGAAGCAGTAGCCGGGGAAGAACTGGTCGCGGTTGAGGGTGACGTAGCAGTGCTCCAGCTCGGCAATTCGCAGCTCGGCTTCCGCGGCCCACTTGCCGCACATCGGACAGTTCGTCATTGGGGGGCATACTCCCCGGCAAAGACCTCGACGGCCGGACCGGTCATGAAGACCTCCTCCCCCTGCCATTCCAGTTCGAGGACGCCGCCGCGCAGGTGATTGCGCACCACGCGTTCGGTACGCCCGGTGAGGACCCCGGCGACGGTCACCGCCGCGGCGCCGGTGCCGCAGGCGAGGGTCTCGCCGGCCCCCCGTTCCCAGGTGCGCTGACGGACCTCCCCGCGGGCGAGAACCTCGACGAACTCGACATTGGTCCGCCGCGGGAAGAGGGGATGATTTTCGATCGCCGGCCCATACTCCGCCACCGGGAATTCGTCGACCCGGTCGACGAAGATGACGCAGTGCGGATTCCCCATCGAGACACAGGTGATCTGCAGGGTGCGGTCAAGCACGGTCAAGGTTTCATCGATCACCTCGGCCTGCGGCGCTCCGGTCATCGGGATTTCGGCCCGGGTCAGCCGCGGCCGGCCCATCGCCACCCGCACCCGCTCGACCTTGCCGGCGGCATTGGTGAAGAGCTGCAGCTGCTTGATGCCGTCTCCGGTTTCGACGCTGATGGCATCCTTGGCCACCAGGCCATGGTCGCGGGCGAACTTGGCGACACAGCGCACACCGTTGCCGCACATCTCAGCCTCGCTGCCGTCGGCATTGAACATGCGCATGCGCAGGTCGGCGCGGCTTGAGGGGAGAATCAGGATCAGGCCATCGCTGCCGACCCCGAAGTGGCGATCGCTGATCGCCCGGGCCAGGGCCGCGGGATCGGAAACCGTTGTTTCGAAGCCGTTGACATAGACGTAATCGTTGCCGGCGCCGTGCATCTTGACGAACTTCATTTCGCCGTTTCCCTTTCCGAACCTGCGAATTCCTACCCGCGGGACTCATTATAGGCCGGCAGCCGCTTGCGGGCAACCGTCATCCTGCGCCGTGTGCCGTGTTGACCCCCCTGCGGCGCTCACGTATCATGAGATAAATTTCCGACAAGAGGAGCAGCAAGGATGGCTTTTTTCCTGAAGACCAAACTCTGGCAGACCGGATCCCTCGACTGGTGGGGCTTCATCGATGGCGAGGATGTCTATCTCGGCAGTCGCGAATTTCCCAATCCGCCCGAGGAGGGAGACGAGTGGACCGTGAAGCAGACCGGGGATATCTTCGGCATCGTCGAGGGGGAGATTCGCAAGATCGGTAACCAGCCCCCGGTCGTCCCGGAGTGGCTGTGACCGCCCCCCTGGAGATTCTCCAGCTGGCGGCGGGGGAGATGAAGAACTTCTCCTACCTGGTCTACTGCCCACAGAGCCGCCGCGGAATCGGCGTCGATCCCTCCTTTGCCCCGGAGGTGATGCTGCAGGCGGTGCAGGAACGAGGTCTCACCCTCGAGGTTCTGGTCAACACCCACGGGCATCGGGACCACTGCGCCGGCAACGCCAGCATTCTCACTGCCACCGGCGCCCGTCTCGCCGGCCACCCGCTCGATGTGCCCGCGGCGGAGCTGGCGCTCGGGGAAGGGAGCGAACTCGTCGTTGGCCAGGGACGGGTCGCGGTGCTGCACACCCCGGGGCATACCCCGGGCTCCCTGACCCTGAACCCGCCCGGCGCGCTGATCACCGGGGACACCCTCTTCGTCACCGCCGTCGGCCGTGCCGACCTCGCCGGCAGCGACCCGGAGGCGCTCTACCGGAGCCTGCGCCGGCTCGCCGCCTTCCCTGCCGCCACCCTGGTCTACCCGGGCCACGATTACGGTCCGCGACCGGTCTCGAGCATCGGTTTCGAAACCGCCCACAACCCCTACCTGCAAGCCCCCGACCTGCAGAGCTTTCTCACCCTGCGCTGCGGCTAACCGTGGTCAGCCCGTTCCGGCGGCGTTCGAACCAGCATTATCTCCGGAGCTTGATTCTCCAGGGAGACGACCCGGGTTCCCGCCAGGCGGTCATTCCAGCCGCGGCCGTCGCCAGCGAAAAGGATCGAGGCATAACCGAGGCCGCCGAGGCAGAGGGCCAGCAAACCACCGGCACTGCGCAAAAAGGCCTGGGAGGGGGTAAGCGCGGTTCCCTCCAGGCTTTCTACCCCGATAGCGAAGAGCATCTTGCCGGGGGTCTGACCGAGCAGGAAGTGAAAACCGGTGAAGTAACCGAAGCAGGCGAGAAACAGCAGGAGGAAGTAGGGGGTCGAGGAGCGCAGCAGCAGCTCCAGGTTCGGAAAGAAACCGGCTTGCGGGGGCCCGAGCAGGCGCTGTCCCAGCAGCAGGAAGACGGCGGCAATCCCCCCCAGCAGCAACAGATCGGCGAGGAGCGCCCCCAGTCTCTGGACCAGGGACGCTGACGACGGGGTTTCATCCGCTTCGGGAAGCGGGGCAAGTTCGCTCGGAACCGCCGGGGTTTCCTCCGGGAGACTCCAGAGCTCCGGAGCTTCCCCCTCCTCCAGCGGTTGGAGGAGGGTCAGCTCCTCTGCGGCGGCGAAGGTGACTGCCGCAGTTTCACCCCCCCCGCCCCAGGGAACAGCCTCGGCAAGGGGTTGGCCGCTAGCTTCTCCGGGAGCCGGCCTGGCCAGGGCGGGCTCCCGATCATCAAAAGGGTCGGGGGGCTCCTTGTCGCCGGCAGACTTTTTGGCGGCCGGCTCCTCTTCCCCCAGTTCATCCCAGGACGGAAGATCGAGATCACTCTCAACCAGTTCCGTCGCATCGTCGCTCTCCTCAAAGGCGAGCGCGCTCGGGTCGTCAAAGCTGGAGAGGTCCTCCTCCGCCGCGAAGAAATCGGATTCTCCCTCGGAGCCAAGATCGAAGGCTTCGGCTGCGGGATCGAGGTCGAAATCTTCCGGGGGCGAAATCGTTCCGGCGGCCAGCGAATCCTCTTCGGCATCCAGGAATAGTTCTTCGTTCCCGGCGGATTCGGCAACTGCCGGCGCCGCGGCCTCCTCGTCCATGAAGCCAAATCCGAAATCGGTGGCATCGGGGGCCTCGGTCATCAGCGCTTCTTCCGGCGTGGCGGCCTCCTCGGGCAGGATCGGAGCCCCCCCCCCGAGCGCCCCAGCCCGGGAAAGAGCAGACTGCGCAACCCGTGCTTGGCCTTGAAAGCGGCCAGATCACCCCCGCACTTCTTGCAGCTGTCCAGATAATCAAAACTGGTAAAGCCGCATTTGGGACATTTCATAGCGGTTCTCCTCCTGCGTTCATCGCCCGGGATTCCTCTCCCGGGCCACCTTCCCCCAGATCCCCGTAAACATACTGCAGGATTGCGGCAACGGCAAACCCTGCCGTTTCACTGCGCAGAATCCGGGGACCAAACCTTACCGGGACAAACCCCGCCGCTGCGGCGAGAGCTACTTCCGTCTGCGCGAATCCCCCTTCCGGCCCGACCAGAATCGTCGCGGCAGCTGGCCGGGGCGCTTCCAGCAAGCCAGCCAGCGGCCGGCTCTCCTCCTCCCAGAGCAGCAGCCGCAGGCCATCGCCTACCGCTGCCAGGGCGCTCGTCAGGGCAACGGGCGACGCCACTTCCGGGATAACCGGCCGTCGACATTGGCGCGCCGCCTCACGAACAATTTTACGCCAGCGCAGCAGCCGGTTTTCCTCCCGGGAGAACTCGGACTGGGGCACCGTCCGTCCGGTCAGAACCGGAACAAACCGGGTGATGCCAAGCTCGGTCCCCTTCTGCAGCACCAGATCGAACTTGTCCCCCTTCGGCAACGCTTGCAACAATTGCACCGGAAAGGGGTGTTCCGTGGCCCGCCGCCGTGCCAGGACCAGCGCTTCACCCTGGTGTCGCCCGAGGGCAAGGACCCGGCACTGGCAGATTTCGCCCGCACCGTCCAGCAGTTCCAGTTCATCCCCGGGGCGCATCCGCAGCACCTTGGCGATATGATGGAGAACGTCTCCGGAAAACAGGACGCGGTCGCCGGCAAGCTGTTCGGGGTCGACAAAGAACCGGTGCATCAGCCGCTCCGGCGATAGACCAGGCAGGACCAGTCTTCGCGCCGGAAGATTTCCGGTCCGACCAGGGGATAAGCCGCAAAGGCCTGGCTGACCAGGTCCTCCTTTTCGATCAGGATGCCGGAAAGGACGAGCGTTGCTCCGGCGCGCAAGCGGCTCACCAGCTGAGCGGCAAGACGGACATTCTCCTCGGCGAGGATATTGGCCAGAACCAGGTCGAACCCTCCCTCCAGCGCCTCAAGCGGAGCGCCGGTCACCTCGACCCGCTCCTGCAGATGATTGTTGCGAATGTTTTCCGTGGCCACCCGGCAGGACTCGGGCTCGATATCACAGGCCAGGACCCGGTCGGCACCGAGCGCCGCAGCCGCCATGGCCAGAATGCCGGAGCCGGTACCGACATCCAGCACCCGCCGGGGCGGGGCCGCACCGGCAAACCGGGAGGCGAGGGCTTCAAGGCAGAGCCTGGTGGTGCCATGAGTGCCGGTGCCGAAAGCCATCCCTGGGTCAAGGACTATGACAACCTCATCGCCGCTCGGGGCGTAGGCCTCCCAGCTCGGACGAATCACCAGGCGGCGACCGATCCGGACCACCGGGAAATGCTGTTTCCACCCCTCCGCCCAGTCTTCATTGCGAACCTCGGCAACCTCTGGCAGAGCGGGCTCCAGCCCCGGCACCAGGGGTGCCAGCCAGCGGAGCCGGTCGCGAACCGTCTCCCGCAGCGCCTCGACACTTTCTCCGGAGAGGGCAAAGTAGGCGCGGATCCGTACCGGCCCAACCAAAGGCTCGTCCGGATCCGGAGCAACAAAGGTATCGAGCCGCCGCTCCTCAACGGTAATGCCGCAGGAACCGAGTTCACCGAGTTCGGCGCAGACCAGGTCGACGGCGGCGGCAGGAAGATAAATATGGATTTCGCACCAGGAGTCCGGCATGCCCACTGTTTAGCAGAGCCGTCGGCGCAAAAGCAACAAAAACCTTGACAAGTCCCGGGGAGACCGCGTTAAATTTCTAATGAAGAAACAGCTAACGAATAATACTATTTACCATATCGAATGCTTTGGCCGCTCCTGCCCGGGAAAACCTACGGCCAAAAAGGGGTTGTCCGCCTTGGCTGCTTGAAATGGGCTTGATTTTAATGAATAAATTGCTACTATTCCTGACAGTATTTTCATGAGGAGCACCATGACCGGCCAGCAACAGATATTTCTTTTGTCCGATGCTACCGGTGAAACCGCTGAAAAAATGGTTACTGCCGCCCTGACCCAGTTTCGGCAGAAGAATGTTCGCCAGCGCCGCATCAGCCATGTCCGCACCAAAACCGACATCTACGAGGCCTTGGATGAGGCCCTGAAAGAGCAGGGGCTGGTCATCTACACCATCGTCAACCGGGAACTGGCCCAGCTGGTTCATGCCGAGTGCAACTCGCTTGGCCTGCCATCCCTCGATTTGCTGACACCGCTGCTGATGCGGTTGTCGGAGTTTTTCGGCCGCGAGGCGGGGGAGACCCCGGGGCTGCTGCACGGTGTCGACGAGGCCTATTTCCGCCGGGTTGAGGCCGTCGAGTTCACCGTCAAGCATGATGACGGTCAGGAGACCCGCAACCTGCCCAAGGCGGACATCGTGCTGGTCGGGATCTCCCGCACCAGCAAGACCCCCCTTTCGATGTACCTGGCGCACCGCGGCTACCGTGTCGCCAACGTGCCGCTGGTCAAGGGGATCGCGCCGCCGGCGGAACTGGCCGAAGTCGACCCGAAGCGGGTCGCCGGCCTGGTCCTCGATCCCCAGCGGCTGGTTGAACTTCGTGCTGCCCGACTGCGCAACCTCGGTCAGGACCCGCGTACCGCCTATGCGGACTACGAACATGTCGAAGAGGAACTGCGCTATGCGCGCAGCATCTTCCGCCGCAACCCCTGGGTCGTCATCGACGTCACCGGCAAGGCGGTGGAAGAGACCGCCAACGAAGTACTGGTCAAACTCAACCTGATATAGCCCGGCGGCCGGCGCCGGCGGGCGGGACTTCTGCTCTCAGACACTCGCAACCAAACGGACAAAGGAGATTGGAAATGCACATTCTGGTCGTGGAAGATGAAAAGAAGGTCGCCAGCTTCATCAAGCGTGGTCTGGAAGAGGAGAAGTACACCGTCGACCTGGCGGCGGACGGCGAAGAAGGGTTGGCAATGGGAACGGCCAAGCCCTATGACCTGATCCTGATGGACCTGATGCTGCCAAAGATGGACGGCCTTACCGTCATCCGGGAACTGCGGCAGAAGGGGATCCACACCCCGGTCCTCTGCCTGACCGCCAAGGATACCGTCGACGACATCGTCTCCGGCCTCGATTCGGGAAGCGACGACTACCTGACCAAGCCCTTTGCCTTCGCCGAACTGCTGGCCCGGGTCCGGGCGCTGGTCCGTCGGGGCTCCAAGGACCGCGGCGCCGAGATCCATTTCGCCGACCTGCGTCTCGACCCGGTGGCGCACAAGGTCTGGCGCGGCAGCCGGGAGGTCGAACTCACTGCCAAGGAGTACGCCCTGCTCGAATACCTGATGCGCAACCCGAACCAGGTACTGACCCGCACCATGATCGCCGAACATGTCTGGGACTACACCTTTGATTCATTCACCAACATTATCGATGTTTACGTCAATTACCTGCGCAAGAAGATCGACAAGGACTTCGACAAGCGCCTGATCCATACGGTCCGCGGCGTCGGCTATGTTCTCAAGGAAGAGGAATAGGACCCTGGCTGTCGTTTCCTATTTACCCGAACAGGACTGAACTCTTGTTTTTACGCACGATCCGCTTTCGCCTTACCCTTTGGTATGCCTTGTCGCTGGCCGTCGTTTTGCTGGCCAGCGGCCTTTTCTGGTATTACTACCTTTCCCGCAGCCTGTTGGGGCACGTGGACGAACGCCTGCTCAACGTGGCCGAGGACGTGGTCGGTTTTCTCAACCAGGAGGCCGCCGATGGCAACAGCCAGGTTGACTGCCTGGCCCTGGAAAACTTCGTCCGCCGCCACAGCTGGGCGGGCTTTGTCCAGATCCAGAACGATAACGGCACCATGCTCTGCTCTTCCGGCAACCTCACCGGGGTCCCGCTGCCGATCGGCAAAACCACCCTCCTCCTTTTTCGTCAGGGGCGGGACAGTTATGAGACGGTGCACACCGATGCTCTGCCACTGGAACTGCGCCTCCTGACCCATCCCGGCCGCCGCGAGGGAGAGCCGCCGCAACTGATCCAGGTGGCGGAAAGCCTCGATCCGGTTCGTCACTCGCTGGATGATTTACGTCTGCTGCTGCTGATCTTCAGCCCGCTGGCCCTGCTGGGCCTTTCCATTGGCGGCTGGTTTCTCGCCAGCCGGGCCCTGGCGCCGGTCAGCCGCATTACCCGCGCAGCCCAGAACATCAATGCCCGCAACCTCAGTGAACAGCTGCCGGTGAACAAAAATGGCGATGAAATTACCCGTCTCGCCGAAACCTTCAACGCCATGCTCGCTCGGCTTGAGGAGGCCTTTCGCAAGACCCGTCAATTCTCCGCCGATGCCTCCCATGAACTGCGCACTCCCCTGACCATTCTCAAGGGGGAGACCGAGGTGGCCCTGCGCTGGGCCAAGACCCCCGAAGAATTCCACGATATCCTCATTTCCAACCTCGAAGAGATCGACCGCATGGGACGGATGATCGAAGACCTGCTCACCCTGGCCAAGAGCGATGCCGGGGAGTTGCCCCCCGACCTGCACCGCTTCAGCCTCAGCGACACCCTGCAGCACCTCTATTTGCAGACCAGGGTCCTCGGCGAGGCGAACGGGGTGGAGATTCTCCTCAACCCGGAAGTCACCGAAGAAATCTACCTGGTTGGCGATGAACTGCGCCTGCGCCAGGTCTTTCTCAACCTGATCGCCAATGCGGTCAAATATACTCCGGCGGGGGGGCGGATCGAAGTCATCCTCAGTGTGGAAGGAGCCGAGGCGGTGGTCAGTGTCAAGGATACCGGCATCGGCATTGCCGCCGAGCATCTCCCCTCGATCTTCGACCGCTTCTACCGCATCGACCAGGCCCGCAATCGCAAGGATGGCGGCTCCGGGCTTGGCCTGGCGATTGCCAAATCGGTCGTTGAAGCCCACCAGGGGAAAATCGAGGTGACTTCGGTACCCGGCGCCGGCAGCACCTTCCGGGTCAGGCTGCCGCTCGATGGCGGCCGCGGTTCGAATTCCGACCAGGGCTGAGATCCGGTGGCAACACGCTCCGGGCTGCCGGGACCAAACGCAGGAACCCGCGTCCGGGGAGGCAATCCGGACGCGGGTTCCTGCTTTCACGGGGAGGTAGGAAGGGGGCGCGTCCAGCCTGCCACAACCGGATGGCGCCCTGACTCGAAATATACGCCGCTGAATTTTCAATCCAAGGCCGATTTCCGCACAATTTAGCGCCCCACTCTCCAGCATCCGGCTGTGCTAAAGCACAGTGTATTTCCTACTTGCCTGTGGTAGTTATGTCGCTATGCGCCTGGCCCTGAAATATCAGATTATCCTGGCTCCCGCCAGCGTCCTGCTGCTGATGACCCTGCTGCTCGGCTTTCTCCAGTTCAACTACTGGGATCTTTCGGTCAAGCGCCAGGAGGCCCGGCGCCTTGCCACCGTCTTCATCGCTCTGGCCGAAGCCGACCTGGCGACCCAACGCATGGCGGCTATGGCCCAACGACTGCGCGATGAACCGGCTATCGACATGCATTCCCTGGAGGAGATGGAGGAGCTCTTTTTCCATCTGCAAAGCGCGGTCGAGCGGATCCTTGAGCAGGAAGCCCTGAAAGAATCGAAGGTTTTGACCCTGCGCCAGACGGTTGCCGATCTCAACCCGGAGCAGGGCTTCGACTTCGACCGAATCACCAGCAGCATTTCGCGCCTGCGGCCGGAGATCGCCCAGCTCTCCGAGGCGATCCGCCGCGGCCGGGACAATCTGCGCGATGTCCACAACCAGGACATGGACGAAATGGTGGCGCGCACCACCTTCGTCTCCATCATTGTTCTCGGTACCGCCATCCTGGTCGGCATTTTCCTCTCGCTGGCTCTCGCCCGGCGGATTTTACACCGCATCCAGTTCCTCTCCGACAGCGCCGGCCGCATCGCCCGCGGCGACCTCACCCCCCCCGTGGCACCGGCAGAGACCCACGACGAGCTGGATGAGCTTGCCGTCTCGATCAACCGCATGACCGAACGGCTGATCCGGGTCGTCGGCACCGAAAAACTGCTGGAGGGAGCGGAGGAGGAACGACGGCGCATCGCGATGGACATCCACGACCAGACCCTTTCCGACCTTTCCTCGGTTCTGCGCGGCATTCAGGCCATGAAGGGACGGCAAGAGGAGGCCGGGGAGGTGACGGCTCTCGAGGAGGATCTGCAGCGCGCCATCGCCAACCTGCGCGAGGTCATGGACAACCTCCACCCGCAGACCCTCGACATCCTGGGCTTGGGCGCTGCCCTCCAGTCCCACCTCGAACGACACCTGGGCGGGCCCGAGCTCCCCGAGTACCACCTCTACATCTCGCCCCGGGTCGATTCCGCCGAATTCTCCCGCACTGCCCGGCTGACCCTCTACCGGGTCGCCCTGGAAGCGATTCACAACGTCATCCGTCATGCCGGCGCGACCCGCTACGAGGTCGGCCTTGACCGGCGCGACGGGGTACTGGTTCTCTCGGTGGAGGACAACGGACGCGGCTTCGACCCTGCGGCCCCCCTGGCTGCCGGGCACCGCGGCCTTAACAATATCCGTGAACGTGCCAAGACCATTGGCGCCAACATCAGCTGGCAGCCATCACGCTTTTCGAGCGGGACCCGTTTTGAATTGACATTGGCGGTCCCCCCGGACCCCGAACCGAGGTGAGAGATGGAATCGTTGAAGATCCTGATTGCAGAAGACAACCCCAAGGATTTCGAGTTTCTTGACCAGCTTTTGGCGGAATGGAGCGAGTCGACCCAGATCGACCGCGCGCCGAACGGCATGGTGGCACTGGAGATCGCCGTCAAGCAGGAACAGCCCCTGATCATCAGCGACATCCAGCTGCCGGAGCTCAACGGCATCGAGTTTGCCCGGGCTCTCTGGCAACAGAAACCGGGTGCACGCATCGTTTTCTGGAGCCAGTTCAAGGATGAGATGTACGTGCGCGCCCTCGCCCGCATCGTTCCCGCCGAGACCGTCTATGGCTATATTCTCAAGTCGAACACCCGGGAACGGATTGCCTCGGCGATTCGCACCGTGCTGCTTGACGACCAGTGCTGGATCGACCCCGAGGTACGCAAGGTCCAGGGGATAGCCGGGCACAGCCAGACCGCCCTCTCCGATATCGAGTTCGAGGCGCTGGTCGATATCTCCCTCGGGCTCACCGACAACCTGATTGCCCAGCGTCGCTACCTCTCCCGCCGTGGCGTACAAAGTCGCCTCAACTCCCTCTACAGCAAGCTCGGCCTCGACCAGGAACAGTTTCACAGCGAGAAGGCCGGCGATGCCTTCAACCTGCGCAACCGAGCGGTCTCCGTCGCCCTGCGCCGCGGCCTGATCAACGCCTTCGAACTGGAGCACGAGGAGGAGGAATTCCAGACCTGGCTCAAGCGCTTCAAGGGAAACAAGGGCGGCCTTTGAGCAAGGACCTGCCCTCCTGAAAATAGCCATCAGATTTCTTGCGGGGGAAGAAATTCTTCTATACAATGGTCATACCAAGCCGAGGAATGGAGCAAAGGTATGACCATTGTATTTGAGCCGATCCGCCCGAAGAAGATTTCCGAAGAGATTGTCGACCAGATCAAGCAACTGATTGCCCGCGGTGATCTCGGTCCCGGGGAGCGCATTCCCTCGGAGCGGGAGCTGGCGACCCTGCTGGGGGTCAGCCGCCCCTCGGTGCGTGAAGCGTTGATGGTGCTCGAAGCCATGGGGTTCATTGAATCCCGCCAGGGGGGGGGGACCTTTGTCCGCACTCTGACCGAAACGACCCTCACCAACCCCCTTGCCCGCCTCATGGAGCAGAAGGACCCGCGCCTTT is a window encoding:
- the dtd gene encoding D-aminoacyl-tRNA deacylase, coding for MRAVLQRVSQARVRVENEIVGAIGPGLLILLGVGQGDAEADARYLAEKSAALRIFEDGAGKMNLALAESGGAALVVSQFTLYADCRKGRRPGFSGAAPPDEANRLYLFFVTQLRALGVTVATGVFQADMQVELVNDGPVTMLLDSRKGF
- a CDS encoding deoxyribonuclease IV: MQPLGVHVSISGGVEQAFARGEAIGCRAIQIFTKNASQWQGKPISAESAAAFRANREQSPIGPVIAHDSYLINLAAPDEAKWQQAKAAFLDELERCALLGIEALVMHPGAALQSGEEAGLQRIATAFRDIFTAAPAGVQVLLETTAGMGSHLGWRFEQLARIIDLVPQHDFGVCFDTCHVFAAGYDLATPAGYEEVMGEFDRVIGCERLRLFHLNDSKKPCGSRVDRHEHVGQGCIGETAFACLMRDRRFATVPKILETPPGDNNEFDLRNLALLRRLAGEAD
- a CDS encoding pyrimidine 5'-nucleotidase — encoded protein: MVAAVLFDLDNTLYAPERDLFALIDKRINRYMLEVVAIPRAEVDGLRRHYWKAYGATLQGLIRHYGVDPEDYLDYVHDVDVSTRLQPDPLLCSSLQRLPLRRFVFTNGSRGHAERVLAALGLAESFEEIFDIRIANYQPKPNPDPYHGVLRQLGLAAGHCVMVEDSLANLATAKQLGMTTVLVAQDPEQSAVVDHQVATASQAAQLVTSWL
- a CDS encoding HIT family protein, which encodes MTNCPMCGKWAAEAELRIAELEHCYVTLNRDQFFPGYCFVFTREHVTELFHLDRAVRQGVMEEVNRVAAALFQVFQPTKINYELLGNMVPHMHWHLVPRFADDPLWPRPIWSEPHPERLLSGPECQRRIEQLRAALAPRAGA
- the dapF gene encoding diaminopimelate epimerase; amino-acid sequence: MKFVKMHGAGNDYVYVNGFETTVSDPAALARAISDRHFGVGSDGLILILPSSRADLRMRMFNADGSEAEMCGNGVRCVAKFARDHGLVAKDAISVETGDGIKQLQLFTNAAGKVERVRVAMGRPRLTRAEIPMTGAPQAEVIDETLTVLDRTLQITCVSMGNPHCVIFVDRVDEFPVAEYGPAIENHPLFPRRTNVEFVEVLARGEVRQRTWERGAGETLACGTGAAAVTVAGVLTGRTERVVRNHLRGGVLELEWQGEEVFMTGPAVEVFAGEYAPQ
- a CDS encoding hydroxyacylglutathione hydrolase family protein — its product is MTAPLEILQLAAGEMKNFSYLVYCPQSRRGIGVDPSFAPEVMLQAVQERGLTLEVLVNTHGHRDHCAGNASILTATGARLAGHPLDVPAAELALGEGSELVVGQGRVAVLHTPGHTPGSLTLNPPGALITGDTLFVTAVGRADLAGSDPEALYRSLRRLAAFPAATLVYPGHDYGPRPVSSIGFETAHNPYLQAPDLQSFLTLRCG
- a CDS encoding RDD family protein — encoded protein: MTEAPDATDFGFGFMDEEAAAPAVAESAGNEELFLDAEEDSLAAGTISPPEDFDLDPAAEAFDLGSEGESDFFAAEEDLSSFDDPSALAFEESDDATELVESDLDLPSWDELGEEEPAAKKSAGDKEPPDPFDDREPALARPAPGEASGQPLAEAVPWGGGGETAAVTFAAAEELTLLQPLEEGEAPELWSLPEETPAVPSELAPLPEADETPSSASLVQRLGALLADLLLLGGIAAVFLLLGQRLLGPPQAGFFPNLELLLRSSTPYFLLLFLACFGYFTGFHFLLGQTPGKMLFAIGVESLEGTALTPSQAFLRSAGGLLALCLGGLGYASILFAGDGRGWNDRLAGTRVVSLENQAPEIMLVRTPPERADHG
- a CDS encoding 16S rRNA (uracil(1498)-N(3))-methyltransferase, with translation MHRFFVDPEQLAGDRVLFSGDVLHHIAKVLRMRPGDELELLDGAGEICQCRVLALGRHQGEALVLARRRATEHPFPVQLLQALPKGDKFDLVLQKGTELGITRFVPVLTGRTVPQSEFSREENRLLRWRKIVREAARQCRRPVIPEVASPVALTSALAAVGDGLRLLLWEEESRPLAGLLEAPRPAAATILVGPEGGFAQTEVALAAAAGFVPVRFGPRILRSETAGFAVAAILQYVYGDLGEGGPGEESRAMNAGGEPL
- the prmA gene encoding 50S ribosomal protein L11 methyltransferase, which gives rise to MPDSWCEIHIYLPAAAVDLVCAELGELGSCGITVEERRLDTFVAPDPDEPLVGPVRIRAYFALSGESVEALRETVRDRLRWLAPLVPGLEPALPEVAEVRNEDWAEGWKQHFPVVRIGRRLVIRPSWEAYAPSGDEVVIVLDPGMAFGTGTHGTTRLCLEALASRFAGAAPPRRVLDVGTGSGILAMAAAALGADRVLACDIEPESCRVATENIRNNHLQERVEVTGAPLEALEGGFDLVLANILAEENVRLAAQLVSRLRAGATLVLSGILIEKEDLVSQAFAAYPLVGPEIFRREDWSCLVYRRSG